The sequence CTATTGTCGATGTTGCTACCGTATTTTAGGATGTCATCGACTATGTCTTTTAAAACCCATTCAGGCATTAGAAGTTGTCCTACAATGTTATTTATCTTTGATTGGTATCTTTTGTCTTCGCCTTTGTAGATATAATAAGGGAAACTTGCAAATGGTTTTTCTTTTTGAGTAAAGTACTCGACAAATTCGTGCGTCAGCACAAAATGTTTTGCTTTGCTTGGAAGCCTTTTGCTTATAAATATTTGAGCGGTTTTACCCATTATGAGTGTAAAATTTTTGTCTGTATCAATCTCATGGATATTCTCAAGCCCAATATAATGGTCTATTGCCTTTAAAATATCTATCTGGATTGGAGGGCTTCCCTTAGGAAAAGCTTCAATTAGTTTCCTTGTTTCCAATTTTTCTCTTCTTTAGATAATCTATAAAGGCTTCGATTGCCCTTATGTCTTCCTCAGTTAGGTCTTTGTCAATGTGGAATAAAATTTTAACATCAGTCTTTTCGATAAAATATGAGGAGGGTAAATTTAGTGCCTCTGCAATTTTTGCAACAACTTTTATTGTTGGAGTCTTTTTCCCCTGGAGGAGTTGAGAGATGTAGGCGATGGATATACCTGTTCTCCTTGCAAGTTCGCTTTGGGTGAGGTCCTTTTCTTTTAAAGCCTCTTTTAATCTTTCAACGAAATACTCTCTTACTCCCATACCTTATATTTTATTAAAATCCACACAATTATCAAATTTAGGATGGGGAGTCTTACTTACATTTCGCTTGAAAACTTATAAAGTAATTCAATGGATTTGTAATAGTCAATAAGCTCTACATATTCATTTGGTTGGTGTGCACTTGAATTTCAGATTTTTCCATACCTTATCTTTTTAAATTTCAGAATTTATTCCTCATGTTCAAAGGAGAGTCGAGTTTCTAACCTGTGCCTTTCAACTGCAATTTGGAGGATATCGTTTATGAGGTCTTCATAAGTTTTTCCCATTAACTTGTAGATACGTGGAAAATCAGAGTGTTCTGGGTCGAGCCCAGGAAGAGGATTAACTTCGAGGATATAAGGATTGTTGTTTTTATCAACACGGAGGTCAAATCGTGCAATGTCTCTATTTCTCAAAGCGATAAATGCGTTTTTAACAATATCGGATATTTTTTGAAGGACTGACTCGGGAAGCCTTGCAGGTAGGTAATAGTTTGCCTTATCTGCATAATCTGTCTTAAATTTGTAGGTTTGTATGTATGGTGAAGCCTTCAGCTCTCTTTTTGTAAGTGTTGAAAAATCTATTTCCATTGGTGGCAAAACCTGTGGAGGA is a genomic window of Caldisericum sp. containing:
- a CDS encoding helix-turn-helix transcriptional regulator, with product MGVREYFVERLKEALKEKDLTQSELARRTGISIAYISQLLQGKKTPTIKVVAKIAEALNLPSSYFIEKTDVKILFHIDKDLTEEDIRAIEAFIDYLKKRKIGNKETN
- a CDS encoding ImmA/IrrE family metallo-endopeptidase gives rise to the protein METRKLIEAFPKGSPPIQIDILKAIDHYIGLENIHEIDTDKNFTLIMGKTAQIFISKRLPSKAKHFVLTHEFVEYFTQKEKPFASFPYYIYKGEDKRYQSKINNIVGQLLMPEWVLKDIVDDILKYGSNIDNSAIRKISDFFLVSEKAVQVRLKSLGYEVSI